One genomic window of Candidatus Nanohalobium constans includes the following:
- a CDS encoding VWA domain-containing protein translates to MLQNPEFLLLTPLILYSLHIILKKQGYSRKIGLSRALIVSLLLLAVSSPTITQEASSNTQEKINILVDNTSSMNAVENPELDIGGEKTVFIRANSSNIFSQAAQSIEQDSQNLLVTDGQTTEPSSDLVKAANRKNASISIHRLNGKKESAITIQGPSTTVPEAENRFTVKTSSAREEPVTINITLDGEKIYNGPTNKSYTFTRKFSSEGEHIIKAEIEGKDSIQRNNQYYKTVKVREKPEILSIGSPGSLEDNLNQFYDIENRDQLPEELDKYYSIIAKKPVENNNLQTYLAQGNGLMYTGSLKDKIPSYLPLKQSENDDGNSGAKVIILIDISEATGGECVRGTEEFCIDRSSSGGISKESIQIAYSLVDSLKKNNKVGVVAYSGDSYLVSEPKTLAYNRESIKEKISRIKPQGPSFHDLGIKGASELTEKNDTVVMLSDGNIGTYNRQDIDGKTRRQAESLEGKLITIGMGEEPNKPLLQDIAETTDGYYLENREAGRLNFRFGSGGGETQYTPIAVVNPNHFITRGLELNGDATDFEKVDAKRTGKKLVASSEGQEVLSAWRYGLGRVAAFSAGNQNLGRISDTDPTLVSKTASWTVGKPQRKRDQWKSVEDSAKPEKPEAKASYQIKGLTKRSEDLYTSKINVTEPGVHKWEGETYAYNYNPEVDEVGQDMDKLENIAQETGGMIYSQNNIEEISSEVDQTSRKVVKEISLMPYLLLLALIVFLGEVGYRKRKGRL, encoded by the coding sequence CTTTTACTCGCTGTATCATCTCCAACAATAACACAGGAAGCCTCATCAAATACACAGGAAAAAATCAACATACTTGTCGACAACACCTCATCCATGAATGCGGTAGAAAATCCCGAACTAGATATAGGCGGCGAAAAAACAGTTTTCATACGAGCAAACAGCTCTAACATATTTTCACAGGCAGCACAGTCCATAGAACAAGACTCACAGAACCTCCTCGTAACCGACGGTCAAACAACAGAACCTTCCTCAGACCTAGTAAAAGCAGCGAACAGGAAAAACGCCTCAATCTCCATACACCGCTTAAATGGTAAGAAAGAATCAGCTATAACTATTCAAGGACCTTCAACGACAGTGCCGGAAGCAGAAAACCGTTTCACAGTTAAAACAAGCTCCGCACGGGAAGAACCTGTAACCATCAACATCACACTAGACGGAGAAAAAATCTACAATGGACCAACAAATAAATCCTACACATTTACCAGAAAATTCAGCTCTGAAGGAGAACATATCATAAAAGCAGAGATAGAAGGAAAGGACTCCATACAGAGAAATAACCAGTACTACAAAACCGTTAAAGTAAGGGAAAAACCAGAAATACTTTCCATAGGCAGCCCAGGATCTCTCGAAGACAACCTAAACCAGTTCTACGACATTGAAAACAGAGACCAACTTCCTGAAGAACTAGACAAGTACTACTCCATTATAGCCAAAAAACCGGTAGAAAACAACAACCTTCAAACATATCTAGCACAAGGAAACGGTTTAATGTACACAGGAAGCCTTAAAGACAAAATACCTTCATACCTGCCTTTAAAACAATCTGAAAACGACGATGGCAATTCAGGAGCCAAAGTAATAATCTTAATCGATATCTCGGAGGCAACAGGAGGAGAATGCGTCAGAGGTACCGAAGAATTCTGCATAGACAGATCCTCATCAGGAGGAATATCAAAAGAATCAATTCAAATAGCTTACTCTCTCGTAGACAGCCTAAAAAAGAACAACAAGGTCGGTGTTGTAGCCTACAGCGGCGACTCATACCTAGTATCCGAACCTAAAACACTAGCATACAACAGAGAATCAATCAAAGAGAAAATAAGCAGGATAAAACCACAGGGACCTTCATTCCACGACCTAGGAATAAAAGGAGCCTCAGAACTTACAGAGAAAAACGATACAGTAGTAATGCTAAGCGATGGAAACATAGGAACATACAACCGCCAAGATATAGATGGAAAAACCAGGAGACAAGCAGAAAGCCTGGAAGGCAAACTAATAACGATAGGAATGGGAGAAGAGCCAAACAAGCCTCTTCTACAAGACATCGCAGAAACAACCGACGGATACTACCTTGAAAACAGAGAAGCCGGAAGACTTAACTTTAGATTCGGCAGTGGCGGAGGAGAAACACAGTATACGCCTATAGCTGTCGTAAACCCTAACCACTTCATAACTCGTGGATTAGAGCTCAACGGAGACGCAACAGACTTCGAAAAAGTAGACGCCAAACGAACAGGCAAAAAACTGGTGGCAAGCTCAGAAGGACAAGAAGTACTATCAGCCTGGCGCTACGGACTAGGCAGAGTAGCAGCATTCTCAGCTGGAAACCAAAACCTAGGCAGAATATCTGACACAGATCCAACACTAGTATCAAAAACAGCTTCCTGGACTGTGGGCAAACCTCAAAGAAAGAGAGACCAATGGAAAAGTGTTGAGGACTCAGCAAAACCAGAAAAACCAGAGGCAAAAGCATCGTACCAGATAAAAGGACTGACCAAAAGAAGTGAAGATCTCTACACATCAAAGATAAACGTCACAGAACCTGGAGTACACAAATGGGAGGGTGAGACATACGCCTACAACTACAACCCTGAGGTAGACGAAGTAGGTCAAGACATGGACAAGCTGGAGAATATAGCACAGGAAACGGGCGGAATGATCTACAGTCAAAACAATATTGAAGAAATATCATCAGAGGTAGATCAGACCTCTAGAAAAGTCGTTAAAGAGATTTCGCTTATGCCTTACCTGCTTTTACTTGCTTTAATTGTTTTCTTGGGTGAGGTAGGTTACCGTAAAAGAAAGGGTCGGCTCTAG
- a CDS encoding LURP-one-related/scramblase family protein, with protein MTGVLNRIDFEDNSYTVKQKAVRNAYKVYDSAGKEVLRTKQKMFKMKEEFPFTDPEGNEVFTVKAEQIMDIAGDYALTDSETREEVAVLKKNFSFLVHSWEVQDRNGMEIATIQSRGKLIGILRGLNELFDMLPHKYTIEDPQDNQIGTIKQSFTLIKDRYEIDLNEGVENKEAILAAAITIDALEGN; from the coding sequence ATGACTGGAGTTCTCAACAGAATAGATTTTGAAGACAACAGTTATACTGTGAAGCAGAAAGCTGTCAGAAACGCTTACAAAGTATATGATTCTGCAGGCAAAGAAGTTCTTAGAACAAAGCAGAAAATGTTCAAAATGAAGGAGGAGTTTCCATTTACTGATCCTGAGGGAAATGAAGTCTTCACTGTTAAAGCAGAGCAGATAATGGATATCGCCGGAGACTACGCCCTCACAGATTCGGAGACCAGGGAGGAAGTGGCTGTGCTTAAGAAGAACTTCAGCTTTCTTGTGCATTCCTGGGAGGTACAGGACCGGAACGGGATGGAGATAGCGACCATTCAAAGCAGAGGAAAGCTTATAGGAATACTAAGAGGACTAAACGAACTGTTCGACATGCTACCACACAAATACACTATAGAAGACCCGCAGGACAACCAGATCGGAACCATAAAACAGAGCTTCACCTTGATCAAGGACAGATATGAGATAGATCTCAACGAAGGAGTAGAAAACAAAGAGGCTATCCTCGCCGCAGCAATAACAATCGATGCACTGGAAGGAAACTAG
- a CDS encoding DUF368 domain-containing protein has protein sequence MSSENCLEWLYIFLKGMAMGAADAVPGVSGGTIALITGIYERFIHAITSVGFEDIIEVLDGFRTLDFSVIVQKFEEADGRFLMVLGAGILTAILTVLQLVHYLLSNYAVLTYGFFFGLIAASVIALYQKIEVSELQSVLAAVTGFILSFMASGYASTSMGHGLPVIFVAGVVAICAMVLPGISGSLLLIILGQYEYMVGALSKFFDSLLSGNSLIESSVPVITFSSGAVVGVLTVSHVVKWALENYREMALVFLVSLVAGALRAPIVEIGKVLANTDATWVSVMPEFASAALAGFAAVLVLDYKAGVVEI, from the coding sequence ATGAGCTCCGAGAACTGTTTGGAATGGCTCTACATATTTCTGAAAGGCATGGCGATGGGAGCGGCAGATGCAGTGCCTGGTGTCTCAGGAGGTACAATAGCACTTATTACCGGGATATACGAGAGATTTATTCATGCGATAACTTCTGTAGGGTTCGAAGATATAATTGAGGTTCTGGATGGGTTTAGAACTTTGGATTTCTCTGTAATTGTTCAGAAGTTTGAGGAGGCTGATGGAAGGTTCTTGATGGTGCTTGGAGCAGGGATACTTACCGCGATTCTCACTGTTTTACAGTTAGTACATTATTTGCTGTCTAACTATGCGGTGTTGACTTATGGATTTTTCTTTGGGTTGATAGCTGCTTCGGTTATTGCGCTTTACCAGAAGATAGAGGTTTCAGAGCTTCAGTCTGTGCTTGCGGCTGTTACTGGTTTTATTCTTTCTTTCATGGCTTCAGGCTATGCAAGTACTTCTATGGGTCATGGGCTTCCGGTAATTTTTGTGGCTGGTGTGGTGGCGATTTGTGCAATGGTTTTGCCAGGTATTTCGGGCTCTCTACTTCTGATTATTCTAGGTCAGTATGAGTATATGGTAGGGGCTTTGTCAAAGTTTTTCGATTCGCTGCTGTCGGGCAATTCTTTAATTGAATCGTCGGTCCCGGTTATTACATTTTCCTCTGGGGCGGTTGTTGGAGTTCTGACGGTTTCACACGTGGTTAAATGGGCTTTGGAGAACTACAGGGAGATGGCTCTGGTTTTTCTCGTTAGCCTGGTTGCAGGTGCTCTCAGGGCGCCGATAGTTGAAATAGGGAAGGTTTTGGCTAATACTGATGCTACCTGGGTTTCAGTTATGCCTGAGTTTGCCTCTGCTGCGTTGGCAGGTTTTGCAGCTGTTTTGGTTCTTGACTATAAGGCAGGGGTTGTTGAGATCTAG
- a CDS encoding TIGR00288 family NYN domain-containing protein: MVLKRFKDKVNSEPNVAVFVDGPNVVRKEFDLDLDALRETIEDVGNIKVGKVFLNQYASDGLIEAIVSQGFEAELGLGGEKAKESDVDVYMAVSAMESVFKNEIDTVVLVTRDTDFLPVIQKAKEHGKDTVIIGMEPGFSTALKNAADKVVTLD; encoded by the coding sequence ATGGTTTTAAAGAGATTCAAAGACAAGGTTAACAGCGAGCCAAATGTCGCAGTTTTTGTCGACGGACCTAACGTTGTCAGAAAAGAGTTTGACCTAGACTTAGACGCTTTAAGAGAGACTATAGAAGACGTAGGAAATATAAAAGTCGGTAAGGTCTTCCTTAACCAGTACGCTTCAGATGGTTTGATTGAAGCTATTGTTTCACAAGGTTTTGAAGCTGAACTTGGTTTAGGAGGAGAGAAAGCTAAGGAAAGCGATGTAGATGTTTACATGGCTGTCAGCGCTATGGAATCAGTCTTCAAAAATGAAATTGATACAGTAGTACTGGTTACACGAGACACAGATTTCCTGCCGGTGATTCAAAAGGCTAAGGAACATGGAAAGGATACAGTGATTATCGGCATGGAGCCTGGTTTTTCGACAGCTCTTAAAAACGCAGCAGATAAGGTCGTGACACTGGACTGA
- a CDS encoding valine--tRNA ligase — translation MEGEYSPEAVEEKWQEKWVENQTYKYSGSSDNEEVFSIDTPPPTVSGSLHMGHLYGQTLQDFQARFQRMRGKKVFQPFGYDDNGIASERLTESELGIRHQDFTRREFQEKCREVCQEYEEKFTNNMQSLGISHDWTNTYKTIEPRVQRISQLSFIDLYEKDREYRKKAPAIWCPECETAISQVETEDAERDSHFNDIEFELATGNGSIIISTTRPELIPACVAIFVHPEDETNDNLVGEKAEVPLFGHEVPIIEDERVDMEKGSGVVMCCTFGDQTDIEWYQAHDLDLKVAIDESGTMTELAGKYEGMSTHEAREAIVEDLDDEGLLLDREAITHDVQVHERCDEDIEFRVTEQWYIKLLDRKEKYLDAGEQMDWFPEKMHTRYEHWIEGLEWDWCISRQRDSGIPFPVWYCKDCGEEIVAEKENLPVDPIEDEPPVHECPECGGEEFRAEEDVFDTWATSSLTPLINAHWDWDEQDEEFEMGREELYPFNLRPEGHDIISFWLFHTVVKCYEHTGEVPFQSTMNHGHVLDEHREKMSKSKGNVVAPAEVLEEFPVDAARYWAAGSKVGNDFPFKEKELESGEKLMRKIWNASKLVDQLTEENPKKPENLEEIDAWMLAEQDELIEDLTEQMENYEFSKARDELRSFFWDTFCGDYLEITKQRLDAEESQSAQYTLRTAHRKFIKLFAPLLSHITEEIWNEMYSGNSIHTSSWPETSGEDADLEAGENAMQVISALRKYKSSNQMSLNEEIEHVQIFGNISGMDEAIKEVMHVQELENLEEEPETEKKVVEISLDYSKAGPKYGDKVGEIEEALENEEWMLDGARLEVAGEHLKAEEFEVREEVTYTGEGEMLETDGCIIIIQ, via the coding sequence ATGGAAGGCGAATACAGTCCGGAAGCAGTTGAAGAGAAATGGCAGGAAAAATGGGTTGAAAACCAGACATACAAGTACAGCGGAAGCAGCGACAACGAAGAAGTATTCTCAATAGACACGCCACCACCAACTGTATCCGGAAGCCTTCACATGGGGCATCTTTACGGTCAGACACTGCAGGACTTCCAGGCAAGGTTCCAGAGAATGCGTGGAAAGAAAGTCTTCCAGCCATTCGGCTACGACGACAACGGAATCGCCTCAGAAAGACTTACAGAATCAGAACTAGGAATAAGACATCAGGATTTCACAAGGCGAGAGTTCCAAGAAAAATGTCGGGAAGTCTGCCAGGAATACGAAGAGAAGTTCACGAACAACATGCAGAGCCTTGGAATCAGCCATGACTGGACAAATACATACAAGACAATCGAACCAAGAGTCCAGAGAATCTCCCAGCTCTCATTCATAGACCTCTACGAAAAAGACCGAGAATACAGAAAGAAGGCACCGGCAATCTGGTGTCCAGAATGTGAAACTGCGATTTCTCAGGTTGAGACAGAGGACGCAGAGCGAGACTCTCACTTCAACGATATCGAGTTTGAATTAGCAACCGGAAACGGTTCAATCATTATTTCAACAACAAGACCAGAGTTAATCCCTGCTTGTGTCGCGATTTTTGTCCACCCTGAGGACGAGACAAATGATAATTTAGTCGGAGAGAAGGCAGAAGTTCCATTGTTTGGACACGAAGTACCGATTATTGAAGATGAACGGGTTGACATGGAGAAAGGCTCAGGCGTAGTAATGTGTTGTACATTCGGAGATCAGACCGACATCGAATGGTATCAGGCACACGACCTCGACCTGAAAGTCGCCATCGATGAATCCGGTACGATGACAGAGCTTGCTGGAAAGTATGAGGGGATGAGCACTCATGAAGCTCGTGAAGCAATCGTTGAGGACCTAGATGATGAAGGTCTTCTCTTGGATCGTGAGGCAATTACTCATGATGTCCAGGTTCATGAGCGATGTGATGAAGATATCGAGTTCCGGGTCACCGAGCAGTGGTACATCAAGCTGCTTGACAGGAAAGAAAAGTACCTGGATGCCGGAGAACAGATGGACTGGTTCCCTGAGAAGATGCATACTCGTTATGAGCATTGGATCGAAGGACTGGAGTGGGACTGGTGCATCAGCAGACAGAGAGACAGTGGAATCCCCTTCCCAGTCTGGTACTGCAAAGACTGTGGAGAGGAGATAGTTGCAGAAAAAGAGAATCTCCCAGTTGATCCAATAGAAGACGAACCACCAGTACATGAATGTCCGGAATGTGGTGGAGAAGAGTTCAGAGCTGAGGAAGATGTCTTTGACACCTGGGCAACATCCAGCTTGACTCCATTAATCAACGCTCACTGGGACTGGGACGAACAGGATGAAGAGTTCGAAATGGGAAGGGAAGAACTTTACCCATTCAACCTGCGTCCAGAAGGCCACGACATCATCAGTTTCTGGCTGTTCCACACAGTCGTCAAGTGCTACGAACATACAGGAGAGGTTCCATTCCAGTCAACGATGAACCACGGACATGTCCTTGACGAACACAGGGAGAAAATGTCCAAGTCGAAAGGAAATGTCGTCGCACCAGCAGAAGTCCTCGAAGAGTTCCCAGTCGATGCAGCACGGTACTGGGCAGCAGGCTCAAAGGTCGGCAACGACTTCCCATTCAAAGAGAAAGAACTGGAGTCTGGAGAGAAGCTGATGCGGAAGATCTGGAACGCATCGAAACTAGTCGATCAGCTGACAGAAGAAAACCCAAAGAAGCCAGAAAACCTTGAGGAAATCGACGCCTGGATGCTAGCAGAACAGGACGAACTAATCGAAGACCTGACAGAGCAAATGGAGAACTACGAATTCTCCAAAGCACGAGACGAACTCAGAAGCTTCTTCTGGGACACATTCTGCGGAGACTACCTAGAAATCACCAAACAGAGACTCGACGCAGAAGAAAGCCAATCAGCCCAGTACACACTACGGACAGCACATAGGAAGTTCATAAAGCTGTTTGCACCGCTCCTAAGCCACATCACAGAAGAAATCTGGAACGAAATGTACTCAGGCAACAGCATCCACACATCAAGCTGGCCAGAAACTTCGGGCGAAGATGCAGATCTGGAAGCAGGAGAAAACGCAATGCAGGTTATTTCTGCACTGCGTAAGTACAAGTCCAGCAACCAGATGAGTCTCAACGAAGAAATAGAACATGTCCAGATCTTCGGAAACATCTCAGGCATGGACGAGGCAATCAAGGAAGTAATGCATGTCCAAGAGCTTGAGAATCTAGAGGAGGAGCCTGAGACCGAGAAGAAAGTAGTTGAGATCTCCCTTGACTACTCCAAAGCTGGACCAAAGTACGGCGACAAAGTGGGAGAAATAGAAGAAGCACTGGAGAACGAGGAATGGATGCTGGATGGAGCAAGGCTGGAAGTAGCTGGAGAACACCTGAAAGCAGAAGAATTCGAGGTCAGAGAAGAAGTGACCTACACGGGAGAAGGAGAGATGCTGGAGACTGATGGCTGTATAATCATCATCCAGTAA
- a CDS encoding methionine adenosyltransferase: MIEIEKIEKDPVKDNAVEIVERKGIGHPDSICDGVAESISQALCQEYINRFGKILHHNTDEVQLVAGDSSPEIGGGEINEKIYLLLTGRATKEFKGEKIPVDEIAVETAKKYIEENFKELSPKNFKIESKIGETSTDLEQVYEELSSNDTSFGVGHAPLSEMEKTVLNIANKLPEEVEEVGEDVKVMGARRKNEKQITVAAAVISNRINSLEEYKQVISRIGEFAEEESEFEEVEVNVNTADNYEEDSIYITETGTSAEMGDDGSVGRGNRVNGLITPNRSMSMEAASGKNPVTHVGKIYNLKAKSISEKISDATDSFTQVKLLAQIGSSIKKPQIAHIETTAENKEKIRSIVEGELENMEEIRDKAVEGSLTTF; encoded by the coding sequence ATGATAGAAATAGAGAAAATAGAAAAAGACCCGGTAAAGGACAACGCAGTCGAAATCGTCGAAAGAAAAGGAATAGGACACCCAGACTCAATATGCGATGGAGTAGCAGAGTCAATCTCTCAGGCACTCTGCCAGGAATACATCAACCGATTCGGAAAAATCCTGCACCACAACACTGACGAAGTACAATTAGTAGCAGGAGACTCCAGCCCAGAGATAGGCGGCGGAGAAATCAATGAAAAAATCTATCTGCTGCTGACAGGTCGCGCCACCAAAGAATTCAAAGGAGAAAAAATACCGGTAGACGAAATAGCAGTAGAAACAGCCAAGAAATACATTGAAGAGAACTTCAAAGAGTTGAGTCCCAAAAACTTCAAGATAGAAAGCAAGATTGGAGAGACTTCTACTGATCTGGAACAAGTCTACGAAGAGCTTTCCTCAAACGATACAAGTTTCGGAGTAGGTCACGCACCGCTCTCAGAAATGGAGAAAACCGTATTAAACATAGCCAACAAACTGCCTGAAGAAGTAGAAGAAGTTGGAGAAGATGTCAAAGTAATGGGAGCCAGAAGAAAAAATGAAAAACAGATCACAGTAGCTGCAGCAGTCATCAGCAATAGAATAAACAGCCTAGAAGAGTATAAACAAGTGATTAGCAGGATCGGAGAGTTTGCTGAAGAGGAATCAGAGTTTGAAGAGGTCGAAGTAAATGTCAATACTGCCGACAACTACGAAGAAGACTCAATCTACATCACAGAGACCGGTACATCAGCGGAAATGGGAGACGACGGATCTGTCGGACGAGGAAACCGCGTTAACGGCTTGATAACACCCAACCGTTCAATGAGCATGGAAGCAGCCTCAGGAAAAAACCCTGTTACCCATGTAGGTAAAATATACAACTTGAAGGCTAAATCAATCTCTGAAAAGATAAGTGACGCGACAGACAGCTTCACACAGGTTAAACTGCTGGCTCAGATAGGTAGCTCCATTAAAAAACCGCAGATAGCCCATATCGAGACCACAGCAGAAAACAAGGAAAAAATAAGAAGCATAGTTGAGGGAGAACTGGAGAATATGGAAGAGATACGTGATAAGGCTGTTGAGGGCAGCCTGACAACCTTCTAG
- the prf1 gene encoding peptide chain release factor aRF-1 — MTDDENQVGMNKYQLKKLLKELEDIRGRNTELVSLYIPAGYDMSKISEFITSEQSEAENIKSKHTRTNVQDALGKIGRKVSEEHEPPENGVAFFAGNVSETEGRPDIKIWEVVPPQPIESRHYRCDKEFVLEPLQEMIVDDRVYGLIVADKNNAAIGYLQGSSIKTVYTLESNVPGKTKAGGQSAQRFSRLRDEMLKTFLDEIAEKSKNAFMKKAREDKLLGLIIGGPGFVKDKLVDDDHLHQELQDKIVATKSLDVSGEAGLSRLVDKAEESIEDSQVVKERNLVNEFFDNLNKENGKSEYGLEQVEEALKMGAVETVLISEDVNIYRAKYNCPQGHEKEVFEEKPEIADSIECDECSEAMQLEDIGDIIDVFGEKAEEMSSELEIISTDHEEGKRLMNLGGIAAIMRYRIR, encoded by the coding sequence ATGACAGATGATGAAAATCAGGTAGGAATGAATAAGTACCAGTTGAAGAAGCTGTTGAAAGAGCTTGAGGATATTAGGGGTAGAAATACTGAACTTGTTTCGCTTTATATTCCTGCTGGATACGACATGTCGAAGATCTCAGAGTTCATTACTTCCGAGCAGTCTGAAGCTGAGAACATTAAGTCGAAGCATACAAGGACCAATGTTCAGGATGCTCTTGGTAAGATAGGTAGAAAGGTTTCAGAGGAGCACGAACCACCGGAAAACGGCGTCGCCTTCTTCGCAGGAAATGTCTCGGAAACAGAAGGACGCCCAGACATCAAGATCTGGGAAGTAGTCCCACCACAGCCAATCGAGTCCAGACACTACAGATGTGACAAAGAATTCGTACTAGAGCCGTTACAGGAAATGATTGTAGACGACCGTGTCTACGGATTGATTGTAGCCGATAAGAACAATGCTGCAATTGGTTACCTTCAGGGCAGCTCAATTAAAACAGTTTACACCCTGGAATCGAATGTTCCGGGAAAAACAAAAGCAGGAGGGCAGTCTGCCCAGAGATTCAGCCGTCTTAGAGACGAAATGCTGAAGACTTTCCTTGATGAGATAGCGGAGAAGTCAAAGAACGCCTTCATGAAGAAAGCTCGTGAAGACAAGTTGTTGGGCTTAATCATAGGAGGTCCAGGATTTGTAAAAGATAAGCTTGTCGATGATGATCATCTTCACCAGGAGCTTCAGGATAAGATCGTGGCAACCAAAAGCCTGGATGTATCAGGAGAAGCAGGGCTCTCCAGACTTGTAGACAAGGCAGAGGAATCAATAGAAGATTCTCAAGTGGTCAAGGAGAGAAACCTGGTCAACGAGTTCTTCGACAACCTGAACAAGGAGAACGGAAAATCCGAGTACGGCTTGGAACAAGTAGAAGAAGCGCTGAAAATGGGTGCTGTGGAAACAGTACTGATCTCAGAAGATGTGAACATCTACAGAGCCAAATATAACTGTCCACAAGGTCACGAGAAAGAAGTATTTGAGGAGAAGCCGGAAATAGCTGATTCTATCGAATGTGATGAGTGCAGTGAGGCGATGCAGCTGGAAGACATCGGAGATATTATCGATGTCTTCGGTGAGAAAGCTGAGGAGATGAGTTCTGAACTGGAGATCATTTCCACTGATCATGAGGAAGGGAAACGCCTGATGAATCTTGGTGGCATAGCAGCGATCATGCGCTACAGGATAAGGTAA
- a CDS encoding TatD family hydrolase yields MKPVDCHCHLEFDKFDKDRNEVVERAREDLEFVVSVGCNLERNRKTLEISEKYGEFIVPNLGLHPTFTDDFDKLETIKDQIRDNNPAAVGEVGLDHHHVTDEEMREKQREVFREMLELAEELEKPVNVHSREAEQETIDILSEYDLPGVLIHCFNGTPEQALEAAEKGFKIGVTTQVLYSSRVQNIVNAVEIEDIVLETDSPFLYRGERNEPVNILESAEKIAEIKKVSEEEVVDATSVNADKLFGSE; encoded by the coding sequence ATGAAACCAGTTGACTGTCACTGCCACCTCGAGTTCGATAAGTTTGACAAAGATCGGAACGAAGTAGTCGAAAGAGCCAGGGAAGACCTGGAGTTCGTAGTTTCCGTCGGCTGCAACCTTGAGAGAAACAGGAAAACCTTGGAAATCTCGGAGAAATACGGAGAATTCATAGTACCTAACCTCGGGCTTCATCCTACCTTTACAGACGACTTTGACAAGCTAGAGACAATTAAAGATCAGATACGAGATAATAATCCTGCTGCAGTAGGCGAAGTTGGACTCGATCACCACCATGTTACGGATGAGGAGATGCGTGAAAAGCAGCGAGAAGTGTTCAGAGAGATGCTTGAACTGGCCGAGGAATTGGAGAAGCCGGTTAATGTACATAGTCGGGAAGCTGAGCAGGAAACTATAGATATACTGTCTGAGTACGATCTTCCCGGAGTTTTGATTCATTGTTTTAATGGAACTCCAGAACAGGCATTGGAGGCAGCTGAAAAAGGGTTCAAAATTGGTGTGACAACCCAGGTGCTTTACTCTTCAAGAGTTCAGAACATAGTGAATGCTGTAGAGATTGAGGATATTGTTCTGGAGACAGATTCTCCTTTCCTATATAGAGGAGAGCGAAATGAGCCTGTTAATATTTTAGAGAGTGCGGAGAAGATTGCTGAGATCAAAAAAGTTTCAGAGGAGGAAGTTGTCGATGCTACATCCGTTAATGCAGACAAGTTATTTGGAAGTGAATAG
- the dcd gene encoding dCTP deaminase codes for MAILPDKEIKRIVNENNAAYVEEGPEIDEELQIGPSSMDLRLGYEFGVLNTRKVEMVDTKDMKKYSNYMKKEKHSAEEGVIVHPGEFILGSTLETVNCPSNLVARVEGRSSYGRLGIIVHATAGYIDPGFEGDITLEIQNLGNAPVKLYPEERVCQLVFETMTDEAENPYGEKKDTKYMGQTGATGSRLDREKRQ; via the coding sequence ATGGCTATTCTACCCGACAAAGAAATCAAGAGAATTGTCAACGAAAACAACGCAGCCTATGTTGAAGAAGGACCGGAGATAGACGAAGAACTGCAGATCGGACCCTCAAGCATGGACCTGAGACTGGGATACGAATTCGGAGTACTCAACACAAGGAAAGTCGAAATGGTAGACACCAAAGACATGAAAAAATACTCAAACTACATGAAAAAAGAAAAACACAGCGCAGAAGAAGGAGTAATCGTCCACCCCGGAGAATTCATCCTCGGAAGCACACTGGAAACAGTAAACTGTCCCTCAAACCTGGTCGCACGGGTAGAAGGGCGCAGCAGCTATGGCAGACTCGGAATCATAGTCCACGCAACGGCCGGCTACATAGACCCCGGGTTCGAAGGAGACATAACGCTGGAAATCCAGAACCTAGGTAACGCACCGGTAAAACTTTATCCAGAGGAAAGAGTCTGCCAATTAGTGTTTGAAACAATGACAGACGAAGCAGAGAATCCTTACGGCGAGAAAAAAGATACAAAATACATGGGACAGACAGGAGCAACAGGATCACGACTAGACAGGGAGAAAAGACAATGA